One Cryptosporangium minutisporangium DNA segment encodes these proteins:
- a CDS encoding ATP-binding protein: MGAELPMEPDVGDGVVGRSSEREILASALAGLPASGRAILLRGDPGVGKTTLLECAARQAATRYRVYRISGVESEATLPFAALGELLVPLAGYFPALPRAQQESLEGALALGARSGPVNPYAVCVAVLNVLSLAGQEQPLVVLVDDLQWVDPDSLRVFQFLARRIAAEPVVLVAASREHLDARDGIVAVDVGGLPERECHRILHSRGLDLAAGVFRALLDFSRGNPLVLLEYASRLSAEQRSGQCPLPRSPDVGGRAERGWFIRLEALPVPTLLALTVVAAARHATVELLERAAPDRRHDPRPRSRGAGSRGRGR; this comes from the coding sequence ATGGGAGCTGAGCTGCCGATGGAGCCGGATGTCGGCGACGGGGTGGTCGGCAGATCTAGCGAACGGGAGATCCTGGCAAGTGCCTTGGCTGGCCTTCCGGCCTCCGGTCGAGCGATCCTCCTTCGTGGCGACCCCGGCGTTGGTAAGACCACGCTGCTCGAGTGCGCCGCCCGGCAAGCCGCCACGCGGTACCGGGTCTACCGGATCAGTGGCGTGGAGAGTGAGGCGACGCTGCCCTTCGCCGCGCTCGGCGAGTTGCTCGTGCCGTTGGCCGGCTACTTCCCCGCCCTGCCGCGGGCGCAGCAGGAGAGTCTTGAAGGAGCGCTCGCGCTGGGTGCCCGCTCCGGCCCGGTGAATCCGTACGCGGTGTGTGTTGCTGTCCTGAACGTTCTCTCGCTGGCCGGTCAGGAGCAGCCGCTGGTCGTCCTCGTTGATGATCTGCAATGGGTGGATCCTGACTCGCTGCGGGTATTCCAGTTCCTGGCTCGACGAATCGCCGCAGAACCTGTCGTCCTGGTCGCTGCAAGTAGAGAGCACCTGGACGCCCGGGACGGAATCGTCGCCGTGGATGTGGGCGGGTTGCCGGAGCGGGAATGCCACCGGATCCTGCATTCACGCGGTCTGGACCTGGCGGCTGGCGTGTTCCGTGCGCTGCTGGACTTCTCTCGGGGAAACCCTCTGGTGCTACTCGAATACGCCTCGCGGCTCTCCGCTGAGCAGCGCAGCGGGCAGTGCCCGCTGCCGAGATCACCGGACGTCGGTGGGCGAGCCGAGCGAGGCTGGTTCATCCGGCTGGAGGCCCTGCCGGTGCCGACCCTGCTCGCACTGACGGTGGTCGCGGCCGCTCGTCACGCCACCGTTGAGTTGCTCGAACGCGCTGCGCCGGATCGGCGT